The following are from one region of the Microbacterium sp. cx-55 genome:
- a CDS encoding LacI family DNA-binding transcriptional regulator, whose amino-acid sequence MHELSPDDAEPAESAPADRRTGSVPTIHDVAAAAGVSKSVVSRALSGAPGVAARTVTRVQQAAAELGYVANANARGMSAHRTHTFGVFVRDASTPFYGHLLTAFQEQASARGYRAVTATGAGSFPIAEERRALETLVALRVEGLIVCSGALPVADIIPFARRIPTVVAGRPEQAPAVSSVYCDEVGGGHGMADHVASLGHRRVAVMTFTPQSSITQAQRTRAMVARLREHGVDVVTFRGDDAGPGFAGADAITDAVLDAGGVTAFMTPSDAWAVAVLEALQRRGVRVPDELSVTGYDGVTPFMTSLLGITSWRQPLRLIGRLSVDDVVDQIEDRFAGAAHRAIDGELIVGRTAAAL is encoded by the coding sequence GTGCATGAACTGAGCCCCGACGATGCTGAACCGGCGGAGTCCGCGCCCGCCGATCGACGCACCGGGTCGGTGCCGACGATCCACGATGTGGCTGCTGCCGCCGGGGTGTCGAAGTCGGTCGTGTCGCGCGCGCTTTCGGGCGCTCCCGGCGTCGCCGCCCGCACCGTCACCCGCGTGCAGCAGGCGGCCGCAGAGCTCGGTTACGTGGCGAACGCCAATGCGCGGGGCATGTCAGCGCACCGCACCCACACGTTCGGGGTGTTCGTCCGGGATGCCTCGACGCCGTTCTACGGACATCTCCTGACGGCGTTCCAGGAGCAGGCCTCGGCCCGCGGCTACCGCGCGGTCACGGCGACGGGCGCCGGTTCCTTTCCGATCGCGGAGGAACGTCGTGCGTTGGAGACCCTCGTCGCCTTGCGTGTCGAGGGGCTGATCGTCTGCAGCGGGGCGCTCCCCGTCGCAGACATCATCCCGTTCGCGCGGCGCATCCCGACCGTCGTGGCAGGGCGCCCGGAGCAGGCCCCGGCGGTCAGCAGCGTGTACTGCGACGAGGTCGGTGGAGGTCACGGGATGGCCGACCACGTCGCCAGCCTCGGCCATCGCCGAGTCGCCGTCATGACGTTCACGCCCCAGTCATCGATCACGCAGGCGCAGCGGACGCGGGCGATGGTCGCGCGTCTTCGTGAGCACGGCGTCGACGTGGTCACCTTTCGCGGTGACGACGCGGGACCCGGTTTCGCGGGGGCGGATGCGATCACCGACGCCGTCCTCGACGCGGGCGGCGTTACCGCGTTCATGACGCCGAGCGATGCCTGGGCTGTCGCGGTGCTGGAGGCGCTGCAGCGACGCGGGGTCCGGGTGCCGGACGAGCTTTCGGTGACCGGGTACGACGGCGTCACCCCGTTCATGACATCGCTGCTCGGCATCACCTCGTGGCGGCAGCCGCTGCGTCTGATCGGTCGACTGTCGGTGGACGATGTGGTCGACCAGATCGAGGATCGCTTCGCCGGTGCGGCACATCGCGCCATCGACGGCGAGCTCATCGTCGGCCGCACGGCGGCGGCACTCTGA
- a CDS encoding 2'-5' RNA ligase family protein codes for MTDQIAPKLPRDDSDPFRYGIYLRPDARTCRAVTVVTDQLRAQYGLLSAGAFPPHATLVGSQPFGFAEPDVIDAVTTLLRSQRSFDVHNAGIRPQGRGYVYDVSENPDGGVNEEFVRLARDIDATVAPFRRPMNSPLPNDFEPDVFHAHLSLASHDLYVRPDLYAEVGEFIRELDVPVPAGFVGRTVVMYRTACADWSGRWWQTMTWEHIRTWRLTSG; via the coding sequence GTGACCGACCAGATCGCCCCCAAGCTGCCTCGAGACGACAGCGACCCGTTCCGCTACGGCATCTACCTCCGACCCGACGCCCGCACGTGTCGAGCGGTCACCGTGGTGACCGACCAGCTTCGGGCCCAGTACGGCTTGCTTTCGGCGGGGGCGTTCCCCCCGCATGCGACGCTCGTCGGCAGCCAGCCGTTCGGGTTCGCCGAGCCCGACGTGATCGACGCGGTCACGACGTTGCTGCGCAGCCAGCGCTCGTTCGACGTGCACAATGCGGGGATCCGGCCGCAGGGCCGTGGCTACGTCTACGACGTCAGTGAGAACCCCGACGGAGGCGTGAATGAGGAGTTCGTGCGCCTCGCCCGAGACATCGACGCCACTGTGGCCCCGTTTCGGCGCCCGATGAACAGCCCGCTCCCGAACGACTTCGAGCCCGACGTTTTTCACGCGCACCTCTCGCTGGCTTCGCACGACCTGTACGTGCGGCCCGATCTCTACGCCGAGGTGGGGGAGTTCATCCGTGAACTCGACGTTCCGGTCCCCGCGGGATTCGTCGGTCGCACGGTGGTCATGTACCGCACCGCGTGTGCGGACTGGTCGGGTCGCTGGTGGCAGACCATGACCTGGGAGCACATCCGCACCTGGCGGCTGACGAGCGGGTGA
- a CDS encoding inositol monophosphatase family protein has product MTTHTSYDPNALCDLAEIAARTAAPALLTAFRSEMSVAFKRDAHDVVTVHDKAAERVISTVLQRGVPGSEVLGEETGSSGDARLRWIVDPIDGTANFARGLAYWCISIAAELDGEVVAGAILDPVAGNMFAAADGGATLNGTPIRSASAADGRATLLTSFPTQHDVDLLGDGAFELLAQITRSYQHHHSTGSGALNLAHVAAGWSDATMGFDTHPWDVAAGAHILSRAGGTYTGFRGGVPANRPQHSLDYVATGAGGDHRALIDGVRDLSARWAPEAE; this is encoded by the coding sequence ATGACGACCCACACGTCCTACGACCCGAACGCCCTCTGCGACCTGGCCGAGATCGCCGCGCGAACCGCAGCGCCCGCCCTCCTCACGGCCTTCCGCTCCGAAATGAGCGTCGCCTTCAAACGTGATGCGCACGACGTCGTAACGGTCCACGACAAGGCGGCAGAGCGGGTCATCAGCACGGTCCTGCAGCGAGGGGTTCCGGGGTCCGAGGTTCTCGGCGAGGAGACCGGAAGTTCGGGCGACGCGCGGCTCCGGTGGATCGTGGACCCGATCGACGGCACAGCGAACTTCGCCCGCGGCCTGGCGTACTGGTGCATCTCCATCGCCGCCGAACTCGACGGCGAGGTCGTCGCGGGTGCCATCCTCGATCCCGTGGCCGGCAACATGTTCGCCGCCGCCGACGGTGGGGCGACGCTGAACGGCACACCGATCCGATCCGCATCCGCTGCCGATGGCCGGGCGACCCTGCTGACCAGCTTCCCGACCCAGCACGACGTCGATCTGCTCGGCGACGGGGCATTCGAGCTGCTGGCGCAGATCACGCGCTCGTATCAGCACCACCACAGCACGGGAAGCGGTGCACTGAATCTGGCCCACGTCGCGGCCGGCTGGTCGGATGCGACGATGGGCTTCGACACCCACCCGTGGGATGTCGCGGCGGGAGCCCACATCCTGTCGCGCGCCGGTGGCACCTACACCGGCTTCCGCGGAGGCGTCCCCGCGAATCGTCCGCAACACAGCCTCGACTACGTGGCGACGGGAGCGGGCGGCGACCACCGCGCTCTGATCGACGGGGTGCGCGACCTCTCCGCGCGGTGGGCGCCGGAGGCCGAGTAG
- a CDS encoding carbohydrate ABC transporter permease has translation MSVSINARRRVVIAPRRRLAARSWRHADRRVGIVLLAPAFAVFAVFVFYPLGKVVWLSMQGTDIFGQAAGFVGAKNFVTIFADPEFGGTMLRTGAFCVAVVVGRIVLGLFITIPLTVRLRGMPVFRALLTSPLVVSVSAASVAFAAMLSPGNGLVNSVITRFGGAAVPWLTSTQWAFGSVIVVTVWGSLGFTVLLLLGAFGAIDHDVVEAAHLDGAGPVRTLWSISLPLVTPTLFFIAVTGAVEALTAFGQIQILTGGGPAGATTTLVYTIYQAAFGAGSANFGIAAAVGVVLFVLVLALSLVQFGVLEKRVNY, from the coding sequence ATGTCGGTCTCGATCAACGCCCGCCGGCGCGTCGTCATCGCCCCGCGACGGCGTTTGGCGGCACGCTCCTGGCGGCATGCGGATCGCCGCGTCGGCATCGTCCTGCTCGCTCCGGCATTCGCGGTCTTCGCCGTTTTCGTGTTCTATCCGCTCGGCAAAGTCGTCTGGCTCAGCATGCAGGGGACCGACATCTTCGGACAGGCCGCGGGCTTCGTCGGCGCGAAGAATTTCGTCACGATCTTCGCCGATCCCGAGTTCGGGGGCACGATGCTCCGCACCGGTGCTTTCTGCGTCGCGGTGGTCGTCGGCCGAATCGTCCTCGGGCTGTTCATCACGATTCCCCTGACGGTCAGGCTGCGGGGCATGCCCGTGTTCCGCGCTCTGCTCACCTCCCCGTTGGTCGTCTCGGTCTCGGCCGCATCCGTCGCCTTCGCGGCCATGCTGTCTCCGGGCAACGGTCTGGTGAACTCCGTGATCACCCGGTTCGGCGGTGCCGCGGTCCCCTGGCTGACGAGCACGCAGTGGGCGTTCGGCAGCGTGATCGTCGTCACCGTCTGGGGTTCGCTGGGGTTCACCGTGCTGCTCCTGCTCGGTGCCTTCGGTGCCATCGATCACGACGTGGTGGAGGCAGCGCACCTCGACGGCGCCGGCCCGGTCCGCACGCTCTGGTCGATCTCGCTGCCGTTGGTCACGCCGACCCTGTTCTTCATCGCCGTTACCGGCGCGGTCGAGGCGCTCACCGCGTTCGGACAGATTCAGATCCTGACGGGAGGCGGGCCGGCGGGCGCGACGACGACCCTCGTCTACACGATCTACCAGGCGGCGTTCGGGGCGGGTAGCGCCAACTTCGGGATCGCGGCGGCCGTCGGCGTCGTGCTCTTCGTCCTCGTGCTGGCGCTCTCGCTGGTGCAGTTCGGTGTGCTGGAGAAGCGGGTGAACTACTGA
- a CDS encoding carbohydrate ABC transporter permease produces MAAPTLLAPALQMKRRRPATRSRLRDAFLYAWLVAAVIVVCFPLYYIFEGALTPTAWLDRGLEGLLPIHLTLDNVVRATQVIPLGQQFANSIVVTFSQTLLQVTIGISAAYALVFCGLRGTRALFLVLLSSMMVPAETTLIANYLTISSWHLIDTLPAVFLPFVASALSIFLFRQAFLSFPGELRDAALLDGAGHFRFIRSMLLPIARPTLISVTLVSATAAWNGFFWPLLVTNSPENRTVQVGIAQLSSAEAADVGVVLAGAAMVTLPVLVVVLVAQRFLAGGITAGALK; encoded by the coding sequence ATGGCCGCCCCGACCCTGCTCGCTCCCGCGCTGCAAATGAAGCGGCGACGCCCAGCGACGCGGTCCCGGCTGCGCGACGCGTTCCTCTATGCCTGGCTCGTGGCAGCCGTGATCGTCGTGTGCTTTCCGCTGTACTACATCTTCGAGGGGGCACTCACTCCCACGGCGTGGCTCGACCGCGGGTTGGAGGGGCTCCTCCCCATCCATCTCACCCTCGACAACGTCGTGCGCGCCACCCAGGTCATCCCGCTCGGTCAGCAGTTCGCCAACAGCATCGTCGTGACCTTCAGTCAGACGCTGCTGCAGGTCACGATCGGCATCAGCGCCGCGTACGCGCTGGTGTTCTGCGGGCTCCGGGGGACCCGGGCGCTCTTCCTCGTGCTGCTTTCGAGCATGATGGTGCCCGCCGAGACAACCCTCATCGCGAACTACCTGACGATCTCGTCGTGGCACCTCATCGATACCCTGCCGGCAGTGTTCCTGCCCTTCGTGGCATCGGCGCTCAGCATCTTCCTATTCCGCCAGGCGTTCCTCAGCTTCCCCGGTGAGCTGCGCGACGCGGCGCTTCTCGACGGTGCCGGACACTTCCGCTTCATCCGGTCGATGCTGCTGCCGATCGCCCGTCCGACGTTGATCTCGGTGACCCTGGTCAGCGCGACCGCCGCCTGGAACGGCTTCTTCTGGCCGTTGCTGGTCACGAATTCGCCAGAGAACAGGACGGTTCAGGTGGGTATCGCGCAGCTCTCGAGCGCCGAGGCGGCCGATGTCGGTGTGGTGCTCGCCGGCGCCGCCATGGTCACCCTTCCCGTTCTCGTCGTCGTGCTGGTCGCACAGCGATTCCTCGCCGGCGGAATCACCGCCGGCGCCCTCAAGTAG
- a CDS encoding extracellular solute-binding protein, translating to MSTRTRTRLALTAAGVVALLATSGCAASGSDADPATASGPVTLTFWHEMTGPAATELDALVAQFNTQESGKITVDSSFQGTYADAQTKYTASVQSGTTPDVLMMNDISTGFMVDSKKTVPLSSFTDADPSFQDDSFPPIVSAYYADASGGLAAMPFAVSQPVLYLDRALVARAGLDADAPPTSLADVASWAEKIHAATGAYGMTMNMSDSWMLEEMSASGGENFCTPDNGRGADRVTELQLTSPTQVSFMGRLQQLFQDGTALNPGTDNASMVSAFASGKVGMMLTSTGAYTTADPTKAASKVAAFPTTSDASDAGVVIGGNALWISGDGHSAAQQQAAYEFVTFLHSAEVQAAWASATGYLASNTAAAATTTGSQWLSDPNVTTMADQLANTPASIASAGCRTGAFPTVRATVIGAFGLVVEGADVTATMSDAESKAADQISAYNTAAG from the coding sequence ATGTCCACTCGCACTCGCACCCGGCTCGCACTCACCGCCGCCGGCGTTGTTGCTCTGCTCGCAACCTCCGGATGCGCGGCATCCGGCTCCGACGCCGATCCGGCGACCGCATCCGGCCCCGTGACTCTCACCTTCTGGCACGAGATGACCGGGCCGGCCGCCACCGAACTCGACGCGCTCGTCGCGCAATTCAATACACAGGAGTCGGGCAAGATCACCGTCGACTCCTCGTTTCAAGGCACCTACGCCGACGCGCAGACCAAGTACACGGCCTCGGTCCAGTCGGGAACGACTCCCGACGTGCTCATGATGAACGACATCTCGACCGGATTCATGGTCGACTCGAAGAAGACCGTGCCCCTTTCGTCCTTCACCGACGCGGATCCGTCGTTCCAGGACGACAGCTTTCCGCCGATCGTGAGCGCCTACTACGCTGACGCGTCCGGCGGCCTCGCCGCCATGCCGTTCGCGGTGTCGCAGCCGGTGCTCTATCTCGACCGTGCCCTCGTCGCCCGCGCCGGCCTCGATGCGGATGCTCCGCCCACATCCCTCGCGGACGTCGCCTCCTGGGCGGAGAAGATCCACGCGGCCACGGGCGCCTACGGCATGACGATGAACATGTCGGACTCCTGGATGCTGGAGGAGATGTCGGCGTCCGGCGGCGAGAACTTCTGCACGCCCGACAACGGTCGCGGCGCCGATCGGGTCACCGAGCTCCAACTGACCAGCCCCACCCAGGTCTCGTTCATGGGTCGGTTGCAGCAGTTGTTCCAGGACGGAACCGCGTTGAACCCCGGCACCGACAACGCCTCGATGGTGTCGGCATTCGCGAGCGGCAAAGTGGGCATGATGCTCACCTCGACCGGTGCGTACACGACGGCCGATCCGACCAAGGCGGCCTCGAAGGTCGCCGCTTTCCCGACGACCTCCGACGCATCGGATGCCGGTGTCGTCATCGGGGGCAATGCCCTCTGGATCTCCGGTGACGGCCACTCGGCCGCTCAGCAGCAGGCGGCCTACGAGTTCGTCACTTTCCTGCACTCGGCTGAGGTGCAGGCGGCCTGGGCCAGCGCGACCGGCTACCTGGCGTCGAACACGGCGGCGGCAGCCACCACGACCGGCTCGCAGTGGCTTTCCGACCCGAACGTGACGACGATGGCCGACCAGCTCGCGAACACGCCCGCCTCGATCGCGAGTGCGGGATGTCGGACGGGAGCCTTCCCGACCGTGCGCGCGACGGTGATCGGGGCCTTCGGCCTGGTCGTGGAGGGCGCGGACGTGACCGCCACGATGTCGGATGCGGAGTCGAAGGCCGCCGATCAGATCTCGGCCTACAACACGGCGGCCGGCTGA
- a CDS encoding Gfo/Idh/MocA family protein: MIRIATIGTSVITTHFADAVAKVEGIELGTVFSRDAERAREFAARIGAPASGDDLDAILADPAIDAVYVGSPNAVHAEQVRRAIAGGVHVFVEKPAVATAAEWAELVAAADRAGVVLLEGIRTAYDAGTAAVRELLPSLGTIRRASVHYQKRSSRYSDVLAGKRVNIFDPTMGGGALADLGVYGVHALILLFGAPETVQAASVPLDAGVDGAGIALLGYPGFVADVSYSKITNSSRPSEIQGEDATLTIDEIASPRHLVRTGVDGSVEEWNVEAPQHSLVGEVQRFVDLIVAGETAAEDNERTRLTLETLERIRTAAR, encoded by the coding sequence ATGATCCGTATCGCGACCATCGGCACCAGCGTCATCACGACCCACTTCGCGGATGCGGTGGCGAAGGTCGAGGGGATCGAGCTCGGCACGGTCTTCTCGCGCGATGCCGAGCGGGCGCGCGAGTTCGCGGCACGCATCGGTGCTCCGGCATCCGGTGACGACCTGGACGCGATCCTCGCCGACCCCGCGATCGACGCCGTCTACGTCGGCTCGCCGAATGCCGTGCACGCCGAGCAGGTGCGGCGGGCAATCGCCGGCGGCGTCCACGTGTTCGTGGAGAAGCCGGCGGTCGCGACGGCCGCGGAGTGGGCGGAGCTCGTCGCCGCGGCCGACCGCGCGGGCGTCGTACTGCTGGAGGGGATCCGCACGGCCTATGACGCGGGCACGGCGGCGGTCCGCGAGCTGTTGCCCTCGCTCGGCACGATCCGTCGGGCGTCGGTGCACTACCAGAAGCGTTCCTCGCGCTACTCCGACGTGCTCGCCGGAAAGCGGGTCAACATCTTCGACCCGACCATGGGCGGCGGTGCGCTCGCTGACCTCGGCGTCTACGGCGTCCACGCGCTGATCCTGCTGTTCGGGGCTCCCGAGACGGTGCAGGCCGCATCCGTTCCCCTGGATGCCGGCGTCGACGGCGCGGGGATCGCCCTGCTCGGGTACCCGGGATTCGTCGCGGATGTCAGCTACTCGAAGATCACGAACTCGTCGCGGCCGAGCGAGATCCAGGGCGAGGACGCCACGCTCACGATCGATGAGATCGCGAGCCCGCGCCACCTCGTGCGCACGGGTGTCGATGGATCCGTCGAGGAGTGGAACGTCGAGGCTCCGCAGCACTCCCTGGTCGGTGAGGTGCAGCGTTTCGTCGACCTGATCGTCGCGGGAGAAACCGCGGCCGAAGACAACGAGCGCACGCGCCTGACCCTCGAGACCCTCGAGCGCATCCGCACCGCGGCCCGCTGA
- a CDS encoding MFS transporter, producing the protein MNTVTAPRTARRGAVPASYAAQGLGYATVVTALPAIKDRVGIDDMTVSLLLLGTCLAAALGSILADVVAVRRGSRVALVGGLAIQAIGLFVIAATGSFEVLLIAVMVYGVGLGAVDASSNMQGALLQRRHPQPIFGRLYAGYTAAAILATLGTAAVLGASAPATLTLVVTAIVQLAVAAWGVIAFDPARAAHQTHDEPRRRTPLPRRAIWAVGAIVFAAFVIDSAVSSWSTIYLTDGLQAEPAVTPLGYAAYLAAMLVARLGTDPAVRAVGAVRVGVAAILLAVAGAVLVAVWPVVPAAIIGFAAMGAASGTLVPLAFARAGEVLPERSDEVIARVNLFNYAGAVTGAVVLGLVATGPALGVAFLIPAAVLAALLPVLRTLRR; encoded by the coding sequence ATGAACACGGTCACCGCCCCCCGGACCGCCCGTCGCGGCGCCGTCCCGGCCTCCTACGCGGCACAGGGTCTCGGCTACGCGACGGTCGTCACGGCGCTGCCCGCGATCAAGGATCGCGTCGGCATCGACGACATGACCGTGTCGCTCCTGCTGCTCGGCACGTGTCTCGCCGCCGCTCTCGGTTCGATCCTCGCGGATGTGGTCGCCGTCCGCCGGGGCAGCCGTGTCGCTCTGGTCGGGGGCCTCGCCATCCAGGCCATCGGCCTGTTCGTGATCGCCGCGACCGGCTCGTTCGAGGTGCTCCTCATCGCGGTCATGGTCTACGGGGTCGGCCTCGGCGCGGTCGACGCGTCATCGAACATGCAGGGTGCGCTGCTGCAGCGCCGGCACCCGCAGCCGATCTTCGGTCGGCTGTACGCCGGGTACACCGCCGCCGCGATCCTGGCGACTCTCGGCACGGCCGCGGTGCTCGGCGCGTCGGCACCCGCGACCCTCACTCTCGTGGTGACGGCGATCGTGCAGCTGGCCGTCGCGGCGTGGGGCGTCATCGCTTTCGACCCGGCGCGCGCGGCGCACCAGACCCACGACGAGCCGCGCCGGCGGACGCCGCTTCCCCGGCGCGCGATCTGGGCGGTCGGGGCGATCGTGTTCGCCGCGTTCGTGATCGATTCGGCGGTCTCGAGTTGGAGCACGATCTACCTGACCGACGGGTTGCAGGCGGAGCCCGCGGTGACCCCGCTCGGGTACGCCGCCTACCTCGCGGCCATGCTCGTCGCCCGCCTGGGAACCGACCCCGCGGTGCGTGCGGTCGGCGCGGTGCGGGTGGGCGTCGCCGCGATCCTGCTGGCCGTCGCCGGAGCCGTGCTCGTCGCCGTGTGGCCGGTGGTTCCGGCCGCGATCATCGGGTTCGCCGCGATGGGCGCCGCATCCGGAACCCTCGTTCCGCTCGCCTTCGCCCGCGCCGGCGAGGTGCTCCCCGAACGCAGCGACGAGGTCATCGCCCGCGTCAACCTGTTCAACTACGCCGGCGCCGTGACGGGAGCCGTCGTTCTCGGGCTCGTAGCCACCGGGCCCGCCCTCGGGGTCGCGTTCCTCATTCCTGCGGCGGTGCTTGCGGCGCTGCTTCCGGTGCTGCGCACCCTCCGGCGCTGA
- a CDS encoding aminotransferase class III-fold pyridoxal phosphate-dependent enzyme — protein MSSDLLTPTYSYARSEEAFSRAIKVIPGGVPGHLGPSEGCFIPRTDYPLFSQRAEGTRFWDVDGNEFIDYMCGYGPNVLGYGDRRVAAAAEAQARLEDVVSVPSTVMVDLAELLVDTVASADWAFFAKNGGDTTTLAVMTARAATGRRRIVFIEGYYHGVAPWTQKLDYPGVLDTDVQGNIEVPWNDVEAMRRVFSEHRGEIAALIAQPYRHGNFFDNELPAPGYWQAVRKLCDEHGIVLIVDDVRAGWRLDLEGSDHFYGFEADLICFCKAIANGYNVSALCGKESLREAVSSITYTGSYWMSAVPFAAAIANITTLKEIDAPRLFRELGTSLTDGLVDVARSHDLTLVASGEPALFYLRLADDDSLMLHQRWIAECVKRGVFLSSHHNHFINAALTPADITRTLEIADDAFRALRLPTAG, from the coding sequence ATGAGCAGCGATCTCCTCACCCCCACCTACTCCTATGCCCGGAGCGAAGAGGCCTTCTCCCGTGCGATCAAGGTGATCCCGGGCGGCGTTCCCGGTCACCTCGGACCCAGCGAGGGATGCTTCATCCCCCGCACCGACTACCCCCTCTTCTCGCAGCGCGCCGAGGGCACCCGGTTCTGGGACGTCGACGGCAACGAGTTCATCGACTACATGTGCGGGTACGGCCCGAACGTGCTCGGATACGGCGACCGTCGCGTTGCGGCCGCCGCGGAGGCGCAGGCGCGCCTGGAGGATGTGGTCTCGGTTCCGTCGACCGTGATGGTGGATCTGGCCGAGCTGCTCGTGGACACCGTTGCGAGTGCCGACTGGGCGTTCTTCGCCAAGAACGGCGGCGACACGACGACGCTCGCCGTGATGACGGCGCGGGCGGCGACCGGTCGCCGGCGCATCGTCTTCATCGAGGGCTACTACCACGGCGTCGCCCCGTGGACGCAGAAGCTCGACTACCCGGGCGTGCTCGACACCGACGTGCAGGGCAACATCGAGGTGCCGTGGAACGACGTCGAAGCCATGCGACGGGTGTTCTCCGAGCACCGCGGCGAGATTGCGGCCCTCATCGCGCAGCCCTACCGGCACGGGAACTTCTTCGACAACGAACTGCCGGCGCCGGGGTACTGGCAGGCGGTCCGAAAGCTCTGCGATGAGCACGGCATCGTGCTGATCGTCGACGACGTGCGCGCCGGATGGCGACTCGATCTGGAGGGCAGCGACCACTTCTACGGGTTCGAAGCCGACCTGATCTGCTTCTGCAAGGCCATCGCGAACGGCTACAACGTGTCGGCGCTGTGCGGCAAGGAGAGCCTCCGCGAAGCGGTCAGCAGCATCACCTACACGGGCAGCTACTGGATGAGCGCGGTGCCGTTCGCCGCCGCGATCGCGAACATCACGACGTTGAAGGAGATCGACGCCCCGCGGCTCTTCCGCGAACTCGGCACGTCGCTCACCGACGGTCTCGTCGACGTCGCGCGCTCGCACGACCTGACGCTCGTGGCATCCGGCGAACCCGCCCTCTTCTACCTGCGCCTCGCCGACGACGACTCGCTGATGCTGCACCAGCGGTGGATCGCGGAATGCGTCAAGCGCGGCGTCTTCCTGAGTTCGCACCACAATCACTTCATCAACGCGGCGCTCACCCCGGCCGACATCACCCGCACGCTCGAGATCGCCGACGACGCGTTCCGCGCGCTTCGCCTGCCGACGGCCGGATGA
- a CDS encoding TetR/AcrR family transcriptional regulator, with translation MRRLPYADRRAELVDAAIRVIAREGLAGASTRAIVAEADMPLGAFHYVFGTRDELITAVIEQITEQERLAAWIDAGTPGPAPRLDEILERGLDAYLRLLESDPSRELVLLDVATHAMRHDPAVVEAQWATYRDAAESSLRYAAELAGTSWSQPLDEIAWSFASALDGLTLTWLTDRDGASARRHIRFLARSFAALSTPVPTPEAPDAH, from the coding sequence ATGCGGCGCCTGCCCTACGCCGACCGTCGCGCCGAACTCGTCGACGCCGCCATCCGCGTGATCGCCCGCGAGGGCCTCGCCGGTGCCAGCACGCGCGCCATCGTGGCCGAGGCCGACATGCCGCTCGGCGCGTTCCACTACGTCTTCGGCACCCGCGACGAGCTCATCACCGCCGTGATCGAGCAGATCACCGAGCAGGAGCGCCTCGCCGCGTGGATCGACGCGGGCACCCCGGGCCCGGCTCCCCGCCTCGACGAGATCCTCGAGCGCGGCCTCGACGCGTACCTGCGGCTCCTCGAATCCGACCCCAGCCGCGAACTGGTGCTGCTCGATGTCGCCACCCACGCCATGCGCCACGACCCCGCCGTCGTCGAAGCACAGTGGGCGACGTACCGGGATGCGGCCGAATCGAGCCTGCGCTACGCCGCCGAGCTCGCCGGCACCTCCTGGTCGCAGCCGCTCGACGAGATCGCCTGGTCGTTCGCGAGCGCGCTCGATGGGCTCACCCTGACCTGGCTGACCGACCGCGACGGCGCCTCCGCGCGTCGCCACATCCGATTCCTGGCGCGGTCGTTCGCCGCACTGTCCACCCCTGTTCCCACCCCGGAGGCGCCCGATGCTCACTGA
- a CDS encoding SDR family NAD(P)-dependent oxidoreductase, with translation MTDERRAVTVVTGASSGLGRGFAERFAARRHDLVLVARRAERLEELAARLRAAHGVAVDVIPADLADTAAPARIAQELADRGLRAAGLINCAGFGTAGAFTAEDPDRIAQEIAVDVTAPTLLTRLLLPDLLAAPHGVLLMVSSTASHQPIPNLAVYAACKAFLTSLTAAIWQETRGSALRVLAVCPGPTATEFFAAAGSTQFAVGRIATTDEVVAATLRVLDRPGGPVVTLGWGNRIQSLGAKFAPRRMTLRVGQRATERAGSRAAS, from the coding sequence ATGACCGACGAGAGACGAGCGGTGACGGTGGTCACCGGCGCGAGTTCGGGCCTCGGCAGGGGTTTCGCCGAGCGGTTCGCGGCCCGGCGCCACGACCTCGTGCTGGTCGCTCGGCGTGCGGAGCGGCTCGAGGAGCTCGCGGCCCGGCTGCGCGCCGCGCACGGCGTCGCCGTCGATGTCATCCCCGCCGACCTCGCCGACACCGCGGCTCCTGCCCGCATCGCGCAGGAGCTCGCGGACCGCGGCCTCCGCGCCGCCGGGCTCATCAACTGCGCAGGCTTCGGCACCGCGGGCGCGTTCACCGCCGAGGATCCCGACCGCATCGCGCAGGAGATCGCCGTCGACGTCACCGCCCCGACCCTCCTGACCCGCCTCCTGCTCCCCGACCTGCTCGCCGCACCGCACGGCGTGCTGCTCATGGTCTCGAGCACCGCATCCCACCAGCCGATCCCGAACCTCGCGGTCTACGCCGCCTGCAAGGCGTTCCTCACGTCGCTGACGGCGGCGATCTGGCAGGAGACGCGCGGCTCCGCGCTTCGCGTGCTCGCGGTCTGCCCCGGCCCGACCGCGACCGAGTTTTTCGCCGCCGCCGGGTCCACCCAGTTCGCGGTCGGACGCATCGCGACGACCGACGAGGTCGTCGCGGCGACGCTCCGTGTGCTCGACCGGCCGGGCGGCCCGGTCGTCACCCTCGGTTGGGGAAACCGCATCCAGTCCCTCGGCGCGAAGTTCGCCCCGCGCCGGATGACGCTCCGCGTCGGCCAGCGCGCCACCGAACGCGCCGGATCCCGGGCGGCCTCCTGA